One window of the Trifolium pratense cultivar HEN17-A07 linkage group LG2, ARS_RC_1.1, whole genome shotgun sequence genome contains the following:
- the LOC123906453 gene encoding beta-glucuronosyltransferase GlcAT14B, which translates to MKKLKNYYMHFKNHHPHHHQSPERKWIFPLAIGSILSLFLLFIATLTSPQGTHILPFYRSISASYSVFVESKLHPLPISTLPPPPRLAYLISGSAGDGGSVKRVLLAMYHPHNRYVVHLDLESSPKERSDLFEFVKNHELFKRFQNVKMITKANLITYRGPTMVANTLHAAAILLKECGDWDWFINLSASDYPLVTQDDLLHTFSYLPRDLNFIDHTSDIGWKDHQRARPIIVDPGLYMNKKQDVFWVTQRRSRPTAFKLFTGSAWMVLSRPFVDYVIWGWDNLPRTVLMYYSNFISSPEGYFHTVICNAQEFRNTTVNSDLHFISWDNPPKQHPHYLTVADMKVMVDSNAPFARKFHRNDPVLDKIDSELLSRSPGMPVPGGWCIGSNENGTDPCSVVGNTTVLRPDNGSKRLETLISKLLSTENFRPRQCV; encoded by the exons atgaagaaattgaaaaacTATTACATGCACTTCAAaaatcatcatcctcatcatcatcaatcaCCAGAAAGAAAATGGATTTTTCCTCTTGCAATTGGTTcaattctttctctttttcttcttttcattgcAACACTAACATCACCACAAGGCACACACATTCTACCTTTTTACCGTTCAATTTCAGCTTCATATTCAGTTTTTGTTGAATCTAAGTTACACCCTTTACCTATTTCAACCCTCCCTCCACCACCACGTCTTGCTTATCTTATCTCCGGCTCCGCCGGTGACGGTGGTTCTGTTAAAAGGGTCCTTCTTGCTATGTATCATCCACATAACCGTTATGTTGTTCATCTTGACCTTGAATCTTCACCTAAAGAACGTTCGGATCTGTTTGAGTTTGTTAAGAATCATGAATTGTTTAAGAGATTTCAGAATGTTAAGATGATTACTAAAGCAAATCTGATTACTTATAGAGGTCCTACTATGGTTGCTAATACTCTTCATGCTGCTGCTATTTTGTTGAAGGAATGTGGTGATTGGGATTGGTTTATCAATCTTAGTGCTTCTGATTATCCACTTGTTACTCAAGatg ATCTGCTTCACACATTTAGCTACTTGCCTCGTGATCTTAATTTCATTGATCATACTAGTGACATTGGATGGAAAGA TCATCAGCGTGCGAGGCCTATAATCGTTGATCCGGGGTTGTACATGAATAAGAAACAAGATGTGTTTTGGGTTACACAGAGGAGAAGTAGACCAACTGCTTTCAAGCTTTTCACAG GTTCGGCTTGGATGGTACTCTCAAGACCTTTCGTCGACTATGTCATATGGGGATGGGACAACTTACCGCGAACCGTTCTCATGTACTATTCAAATTTCATATCATCCCCCGAAGGATATTTCCATACCGTTATTTGCAATGCTCAAGAATTCAGGAACACAACTGTCAACAGCGATCTACACTTCATTTCATGGGATAATCCTCCAAAGCAACATCCTCACTACCTCACAGTTGCTGATATGAAAGTTATGGTTGACAGCAACGCTCCTTTCGCAAGGAAGTTCCATCGAAACGATCCAGTTTTGGACAAAATCGATTCCGAATTATTATCTCGAAGTCCCGGAATGCCTGTACCTGGTGGTTGGTGCATAGGAAGCAATGAGAATGGAACCGATCCTTGCTCTGTAGTTGGCAACACTACAGTCCTTAGGCCAGATAACGGTTCGAAAAGACTTGAAACATTAATCAGCAAATTGTTATCGACTGAAAATTTTCGGCCTAGACAATGTGTATGA
- the LOC123910307 gene encoding AAA-ATPase At5g40000-like, producing the protein MKKEIRKKESDGSNDNIYINENRLFEYERVRRECKKEKDVGRVAKDPVGLSGGLLVIWNYVTFNLLKNFSSKCFLGISVEKEGEVMHIVNVYSPCSALGKKKLWEDLLALKQQTVYQAFKILAKNYLDIESHDVLFPIIQKLLGETNMTPADVAESLMSKSLTDDYETCFKTLIQSLEIAKKIAEDEAKKNAEKDQMKAEKDKQELAQEDEKV; encoded by the exons ATGAAAAAAGAGATTCGGAAGAAAGAATCAGACGGGAGCAACGAcaacatttatataaatgaaaatCGTCTCTTTGAATATGAGAGGGTGAGGAGGGAGTGCAAAAAGGAGAAG GATGTTGGAAGGGTGGCAAAAGATCCAGTGGGTCTCTCAGGAGGATTGTTAGTAATTTGGAACTATGTCACATTCAATTTACTTAAAAACTTTTCTAGCAAATGTTTTTTGGGCATTAGTGTTGAGAAAGAAGGTGAGGTGATGCATATTGTTAATGTTTATTCTCCTTGTAGTGCTTTAGGTAAGAAAAAGCTTTGGGAAGATTTGTTGGCACTCAAGCAACAAACAGT TTATCAAGCTTTTAAGATTCTTGCAAAGAATTACTTAGATATTGAGTCACATGATGTTTTGTTTCCAATTATTCAAAAATTGTTGGGAGAGACTAATATGACACCGGCTGATGTTGCTGAGAGTTTGATGTCAAAGTCATTGACCGATGATTATGAGACTTGCTTCAAGACTTTGATTCAATCTCTTGAGATTGCAAAGAAAATTGCAGAGGATGAAGCAAAGAAAAATGCTGAGAAAGATCAAATGAAGGCAGAGAAAGATAAACAAGAATTGGCTCAAGAGGACGAAAAGGTGTAG
- the LOC123906454 gene encoding AAA-ATPase At3g28580-like, with protein sequence MVMGFGAIFSQLSSITASIMFVYAMYEQFFPYNVHKFFEKYIQKFQDLMYPYIEITFYGSSGEYFKQSKTYTIIQTYLSTNSTQRAKRLKAEVVKESQTPLILSMEDNQAIFDEFNGVKVWWSANSTAPSPTMPQFPVGPNSNVRRYLTLTFHKRHRDLITTTYIQHVLEQGKAITMKNRRLKLYTNNPSDEWWDTKWSHTSFEHPAKFETLAMEPEKKEEIIQDLVKFKKGKEYYAKVGKAWKRGYLLFGPPGTGKSTMIAAIANFMNYDVYDLELTTVKDNNALKRLLTDTSSKSVIVIEDIDCSLDLTGQRKKKKKEKDNDEEKEKVKKKSDGEEEDEAENKKKRKSEVTLSGLLNFIDGIWSSCGGERIIIFTTNFVDKLDPALIRRGRMDKYIEMSYCSYQAFKVLAKNYLDIESHDILFPIIEKLLGETNMTPADVAESLMPKSVTDDCETCLKSLIESLEIAKEKEKEEARKKAEKAELKEEKDKQELAQEDEKVENGVIH encoded by the coding sequence atggTGATGGGGTTTGGGGCAATATTTTCACAATTAAGCTCAATTACGGCTAGCATAATGTTTGTATATGCCATGTATGAGCAATTCTTCCCATATAATgttcataaattttttgaaaaatacatCCAGAAATTCCAAGACCTTATGTACCCTTACATCGAAATAACTTTCTACGGGTCATCAGGAGAGTATTTCAAACAAAGTAAAACTTACACGATCATCCAAACATATCTCAGTACGAACTCGACCCAAAGAGCCAAAAGGCTTAAAGCCGAAGTTGTCAAAGAAAGTCAAACCCCACTTATCCTTAGCATGGAAGACAACCAAGCGATCTTCGATGAATTCAATGGAGTCAAAGTTTGGTGGTCTGCTAACAGCACAGCCCCAAGCCCGACAATGCCACAATTTCCGGTAGGACCTAATTCAAATGTGCGAAGATACTTAACACTAACCTTCCACAAAAGGCATCGTGATCTCATCACTACCACTTACATACAACATGTGTTGGAACAAGGAAAGGCTATTACAATGAAGAATAGGCGGTTAAAGCTTTACACGAACAATCCAAGCGATGAATGGTGGGACACAAAGTGGAGTCACACATCTTTCGAGCACCCAGCAAAGTTTGAAACACTTGCTATGGAACcggagaagaaagaagaaatcaTACAAGATCTTGTTAAATTTAAGAAAGGGAAAGAGTATTATGCTAAAGTTGGAAAGGCTTGGAAACGTGGTTATCTACTTTTTGGTCCACCAGGAACCGGAAAATCTACCATGATAGCTGCTATTGCTAATTTCATGAACTATGACGTGTATGATCTTGAATTAACAACGGTTAAGGATAACAATGCATTGAAAAGACTTTTGACTGATACGTCAAGCAAATCGGTTATAGTTATTGAAGACATTGATTGTTCTCTTGATCTCACGGGccaaaggaagaagaagaaaaaagagaaagataatGATGAGGAGAAAGAGaaagtgaaaaagaaaagtgatggagaggaagaagatgaagccgaaaataaaaagaaaaggaaaagcgAGGTAACTCTTTCCGGTTTGTTGAATTTTATCGATGGAATCTGGTCGTCATGTGGAGGAGAGAGGATCATAATTTTCACAACTAATTTTGTGGACAAACTTGATCCTGCTCTTATTAGGAGGGGAAGAATGGATAAGTATATCGAAATGTCCTATTGTAGTTACCAAGCTTTTAAGGTTCTTGCAAAGAATTACTTAGATATCGAGTCACACGATATTCTGTTTCCAATTATTGAAAAGTTGTTGGGAGAGACTAATATGACACCGGCTGATGTTGCCGAGAGTTTGATGCCAAAGTCAGTGACCGATGATTGTGAGACTTGCTTGAAGAGTTTGATTGAATCTCTTGAGATTgcaaaggaaaaggaaaaggaGGAAGCAAGGAAAAAGGCTGAGAAAGCTGAATTGAAGgaagaaaaagataaacaaGAATTGGCTCAAGAGGATGAAAAGGTGGAGAATGGTGTCATCCATTAG